A region of Toxorhynchites rutilus septentrionalis strain SRP chromosome 1, ASM2978413v1, whole genome shotgun sequence DNA encodes the following proteins:
- the LOC129781496 gene encoding uncharacterized protein LOC129781496 — translation MDREQPVTKPKAAGVKASFSTATVMNVSDREALLRTHALCRNCFRTGHQAKDCQSRFSCRKCKGRHHTLVCFKSGKDGVTSTTNSGKTNLASNSMISGTVQQYSSQVLLATAVVLLEDDDGNQYPARALLDSGSESNFLSVRLSQFLKVNRDKVDISVLGIGQTSTRVNQRIYATVKSRVSNFSRVLNFLVLPRVTVNLPTANVNTIGFKIPEGVELADPSFCISKSVDVVLGIESFFDYFETGRRISLGENLPSLNESVFGWIVCGGLSVVNHPLRINCNMCTAEKLEELVARFWFCEEVGTSKGFSPEETWCELFYADTVRRETDGRFTVSLPRNGDVLAQLGESRDIALRRLHGTERRLARDDGLREQYIAFMSEYHQLGHMRKVVGEEINLCQRCYLPHHPVIKEASTTTKVRVVFDASCKTKSGKSLNDCLLVGPITQDDLRSIILRCRIKQIMLVADVEKMFRQINVHQEDRSLQCILWRESPSEEVSVYELITVTYGTKSAPFLVTRTLKQLAIEEEQRFPIAARAAIEDTYMDDVLTGTDDVEEALRLRFELEKMVESGGFRLRKWASNHPAVLRDVPESYLAIPDSTGIVLDAYPSVTLTY, via the exons ATGGATCGAGAACAACCTGTAACCAAACCGAAAGCTGCTGGGGTGAAGGCCAGTTTCAGTACGGCGACAGTG ATGAACGTGTCAGATCGAGAGGCACTTCTTCGAACTCACGCTTTGTGTCGAAACTGCTTCAGAACGGGCCATCAGGCGAAGGATTGTCAGTCAAGGTTCTCATGTCGCAAATGCAAGGGACGACACCATACCCTGGTGTGTTTTAAGTCGGGGAAGGATGGCGTGACGAGCACAACTAACAGTGGTAAAACAAACCTAGCATCCAACAGTATGATTTCCGGCACCGTACAGCAATATTCCTCACAAGTCCTGTTAGCTACAGCAGTCGTGCTGTTGGAAGATGACGATGGCAACCAATATCCAGCTCGAGCGTTACTCGATTCCGGGTCAGAGAGCAATTTTCTCTCCGTAAGATTAAGTCAATTCCTGAAGGTTAATCGAGATAAGGTGGACATCTCAGTATTAGGAATCGGACAAACATCAACCAGGGTAAATCAACGCATTTATGCTACCGTCAAGTCGAGAGTTTCGAATTTTTCCCGTGTGTTGAACTTCCTCGTACTGCCTCGAGTGACAGTCAACTTACCCACGGCCAATGTGAATACAATTGGGTTTAAGATACCAGAAGGAGTAGAGTTGGCCGATCCTTCCTTCTGTATATCTAAGAGCGTGGATGTCGTTTTAGGGATCGAATCCTTCTTTGACTACTTCGAGACAGGTCGTAGAATCAGCTTAGGAGAGAATTTGCCATCGCTGAATGAGTCGGTCTTTGGATGGATTGTCTGTGGTGGACTGTCCGTAGTTAATCATCCCTTACGCATAAATTGCAATATGTGTACGGCTGAAAAATTGGAGGAGCTTGTGGCCCGATTTTGGTTCTGTGAGGAGGTTGGGACAAGCAAAGGGTTTTCACCGGAGGAGACATGGTGCGAGTTGTTTTATGCAGATACGGTACGGCGAGAGACAGATGGGCGGTTTACTGTTTCGCTACCGAGAAATGGAGACGTTTTGGCGCAGTTAGGCGAGTCGAGGGACATCGCTTTGCGACGGCTTCATGGGACCGAACGACGGTTAGCCAGGGATGACGGATTACGGGAACAGTATATTGCGTTTATGTCGGAGTATCATCAGCTTGGACACATGCGGAAGGTAGTTGGTGAGGAAATTAATCTATGTCAGCGTTGTTACCTGCCACATCACCCAGTCATCAAGGAGGCAAGCACAACGACTAAGGTTAGGGTGGTGTTCGATGCCTCCTGCAAAACGAAATCCGGAAAATCATTAAATGATTGCCTCTTGGTGGGCCCAATAACACAGGATGACTTGAGGTCAATTATCTTACGTTGTCGAATCAAGCAAATCATGCTGGTTGCGGACGTGGAAAAGATGTTCCGCCAAATCAATGTACACCAAGAAGATCGGTCACTACAATGCATCCTTTGGCGCGAATCACCGTCCGAAGAGGTATCAGTCTACGAACTAATCACGGTGACGTATGGAACCAAATCAGCTCCGTTTCTTGTCACGAGAACGCTGAAACAGCTAGCAATCGAGGAGGAACAACGATTTCCCATCGCAGCAAGAGCCGCTATCGAGGACACGTATATGGATGACGTGTTAACAGGTACTGATGACGTTGAAGAAGCGTTGCGACTGAGATTCGAACTGGAAAAGATGGTGGAAAGTGGAGGTTTTCGATTGAGAAAGTGGGCGTCAAATCACCCAGCTGTTCTAAGAGATGTTCCTGAGAGTTACTTGGCAATTCCCGACTCAACGGGCATAGTTTTGGACGCTTATCCTTCTGTGACATTGACATATTAG